In Microbacterium sp. SLBN-146, one genomic interval encodes:
- a CDS encoding alpha/beta hydrolase gives MSSSVTRRARRGIAAVAALVVASVALTGCLYAMIPETSSRPTTSLAPDTDGIPAELLPFYEQELEWSSCEGAGGGFDCTTVTAPLDWQDPGAGEIELAVIRHQATGGAPLGSLLTNPGGPGASGYDIVRDAVTFVVGQDLAAAYDVIGFDPRGVGRSTAVACLDAPEMDAYLFDIRPGTRGSEEWEQASLAEHAEFAEACEANSDGILEYITTDNAARDMDLLRGVLGDAKLNYLGYSYGTFLGATYAQLFPERVGRLVLDGAIDPSTSNLQVSTTQALGFESALRAYMADCLTQQECPFRGTVDEGMADLGVLLASVDRSPIEAVDGRMLGADSLTTAIVSALYAQESWPLLTQAFTQVLEGDPEIAFYLADSYYGRTEGVYADNSTEAFRAYNCMDYPATDTPEDVAAANALLAREAPTIAPYWEGPNPCEVWPYPATGVREPIAAEGAAPILVIGTTNDPATPYEWAVALADQLSSGVLITRVGEGHTGFNKGNACVDSAVVSYLIDGTVPADDVRCE, from the coding sequence GTGAGCAGCAGTGTCACCCGCCGCGCCCGACGCGGTATCGCCGCAGTAGCCGCCCTCGTCGTGGCATCCGTCGCGTTGACGGGATGCCTCTACGCGATGATCCCCGAGACGTCGTCGCGACCGACCACGAGCCTCGCACCCGACACGGACGGGATCCCCGCCGAGCTGCTTCCCTTCTACGAGCAGGAACTCGAATGGAGCTCGTGCGAAGGGGCGGGTGGCGGGTTCGACTGCACGACCGTCACGGCGCCGCTCGACTGGCAGGACCCCGGTGCGGGCGAGATCGAGCTCGCCGTCATCCGGCATCAGGCGACCGGGGGAGCACCCCTCGGTTCCCTCCTGACGAACCCGGGAGGCCCCGGGGCGAGCGGCTATGACATCGTCCGCGACGCCGTCACGTTCGTCGTCGGTCAAGACCTCGCCGCTGCCTACGACGTCATCGGCTTCGATCCGCGCGGCGTCGGCCGATCCACGGCAGTGGCCTGCCTCGACGCGCCGGAGATGGACGCGTACCTCTTCGACATCCGACCTGGCACGAGAGGGTCGGAGGAATGGGAGCAGGCCTCGCTCGCCGAGCACGCGGAGTTCGCCGAGGCGTGCGAGGCGAACAGCGACGGCATCCTGGAGTACATCACGACCGACAACGCGGCCCGCGACATGGATCTGCTCCGCGGCGTCCTCGGCGACGCGAAGCTCAACTACCTCGGCTACTCGTACGGCACCTTCCTCGGAGCGACGTACGCCCAGCTGTTCCCTGAGCGTGTCGGGCGACTCGTCCTCGACGGTGCCATCGATCCGTCGACCTCCAACCTGCAGGTGTCCACGACGCAGGCGCTCGGATTCGAGTCCGCGCTGCGGGCCTACATGGCCGACTGTCTCACGCAGCAGGAGTGCCCCTTCCGGGGAACCGTCGATGAGGGGATGGCCGATCTCGGCGTCCTGCTCGCCAGTGTCGACCGCAGCCCCATCGAGGCCGTTGACGGGCGGATGCTCGGAGCCGATTCCCTCACGACGGCGATCGTCTCGGCGCTCTACGCGCAGGAGTCCTGGCCCCTCCTGACCCAAGCGTTCACGCAGGTGCTGGAGGGTGATCCCGAGATCGCGTTCTACCTCGCCGACTCGTACTACGGTCGGACCGAAGGCGTCTACGCCGACAACTCCACCGAGGCGTTCCGCGCCTACAACTGCATGGACTACCCCGCGACGGACACTCCGGAGGATGTCGCCGCGGCGAACGCGCTCCTGGCGCGAGAGGCGCCGACGATCGCTCCCTACTGGGAGGGTCCCAACCCGTGCGAGGTCTGGCCGTACCCCGCGACGGGCGTACGCGAGCCGATCGCGGCCGAGGGGGCGGCGCCGATCCTCGTCATCGGTACGACGAACGACCCGGCGACGCCCTACGAGTGGGCCGTCGCGCTCGCGGATCAACTGTCGTCGGGAGTGCTCATCACACGCGTGGGGGAGGGGCACACGGGCTTCAACAAGGGGAACGCATGCGTCGATTCGGCCGTCGTGTCGTACTTGATCGACGGCACCGTTCCCGCCGACGACGTGAGGTGCGAGTGA
- a CDS encoding IS3 family transposase (programmed frameshift) — translation MGRPSKYPRELRERAVRMVAEVRPDYPSEYAAMAAVAGMLGIGSPETIRTWIRRREVDAGDRPGVTTDAQAEIKKLKRENAELRRANEILKAASNFLCGRTRPATPALVAFIEAHKDRRDGGLRWGVESICAVLTQHDVKIAPSTYYDARRRGPSPREVSDERWKPIILITWQKQRKLLGARKLWLRLRRDGHDIARCTVERLMRDLGIAGVIRGRRKRPVDADPRETRPADLVDRHFARFRTNQLWVADFTYVWTWSGWVYVAFVFDAHSRRILGWRAATSMTTPLVLDCLEMALWTRRREGVTGFAGLTHHTDAGSVYTSIAFTDRLIDEGIDPSVGSVGDAYDNSLAESQIGLYKSELIHHEGPWRDVDQVEVATADWVQWFNTERTHGSIDDLTPVELEQLDYAHTEPLERAG, via the exons ATGGGACGTCCCAGTAAGTATCCGCGTGAGCTTCGTGAGCGCGCTGTCCGTATGGTCGCCGAGGTGCGGCCCGATTATCCGAGCGAGTATGCCGCGATGGCGGCGGTGGCGGGGATGCTCGGTATCGGTTCGCCGGAGACGATCCGGACGTGGATTCGCCGGCGTGAGGTCGATGCCGGCGACCGGCCGGGTGTCACGACCGACGCGCAGGCCGAGATCAAGAAGCTGAAGCGGGAGAACGCCGAGTTGCGGCGGGCGAACGAGATATTGAAGGCGGCTTCGA ACTTTCTTTGCGGCCGAACTCGACCGGCCACACCTGCGTTAGTCGCCTTCATCGAGGCGCACAAGGACCGCCGTGATGGTGGGCTGCGATGGGGTGTCGAGTCGATCTGCGCCGTGCTCACCCAGCATGACGTGAAGATCGCCCCATCGACCTACTACGACGCGAGACGGCGCGGCCCCTCCCCCCGGGAGGTGTCGGACGAACGGTGGAAGCCGATCATCCTGATCACCTGGCAGAAGCAGCGAAAGCTCCTCGGCGCCCGGAAACTCTGGCTGAGGCTCCGTCGTGACGGGCACGATATCGCCCGCTGCACGGTCGAACGCCTCATGCGCGACCTCGGGATCGCCGGTGTGATTCGCGGGCGCCGGAAGCGCCCGGTCGATGCGGACCCGCGGGAGACCAGACCAGCTGATCTCGTCGACCGGCACTTCGCGAGATTCCGCACGAACCAGCTCTGGGTGGCGGACTTCACGTATGTCTGGACGTGGTCCGGGTGGGTCTACGTCGCGTTCGTGTTCGACGCGCACTCCCGCCGCATCCTCGGCTGGCGCGCCGCGACCTCGATGACGACCCCGCTCGTTCTGGACTGTCTCGAGATGGCGCTCTGGACCCGCCGGCGCGAAGGCGTCACCGGATTCGCCGGTCTCACCCATCACACCGACGCCGGGTCCGTCTACACGTCGATCGCGTTCACCGACCGGCTCATCGACGAGGGCATCGATCCCTCCGTCGGGTCCGTGGGCGACGCCTACGACAACTCCCTCGCGGAATCACAGATCGGACTTTACAAGTCCGAACTCATCCATCACGAGGGCCCCTGGCGCGACGTCGATCAGGTCGAAGTCGCGACCGCGGACTGGGTGCAGTGGTTCAACACCGAACGCACCCACGGCTCGATCGACGACCTGACACCCGTCGAGCTCGAACAGCTCGACTACGCTCACACAGAACCCCTCGAACGAGCGGGCTAA
- a CDS encoding efflux RND transporter permease subunit, whose product MVQPHHASRTPGRWVRIGIPVILVLVWLVGGSIGGPYFGKVDEVSSNDRSSFLPQSADATQVNERLPDFLGDDSIPAVVVVASDTALTDDQLAEVQTLADDISGIDGVQEGVSPPIASEDGLAAQIFVPIDAEGEIAEIVGEIRTLLVDDLTGDLEGWVTGPAGFTADLVAGFLGIDGLLLAVALIAVFVILVIVYRSPLLPVLVLLTSVFALCVALLTVWWLAFAGIVVLNGQVQGILFILVIGAATDYALLYVARYREAVAMGEKRWDATIRAWRGAFEPILASGGTVIAGLLCLLLSDLATNRALGPIASIGIVFSMLSALTFLPALLALTGKAAFWPFIPKHAMAEVPDDLSVPVKGIWPRQARFVARHARAVWIVCTVVLLAGAVGITQLKADGVPSSDLVLGASQARDGQDVLAEHFPAGSGSPVYVVVAEDELPAVVEALDTSDGVDAIAVASEDSPSGQATVTLEDGEVTFAAAGPPGTPAPAPTVSEGDVLVIGTLTDAADSIAAEDTVRELRTTFDDSLGEGVALVGGETATDIDTNDTSIRDRTLIIPVVLIVVLAILMLLLRAVVAPVILILTVIVSFGTALGVSALVFNGIFQFPGADPAVPLYGFVFLVALGIDYNIFLMSRVREESILHGTRRGILRGLVATGGVITSAGLVLAATFAALGVIPILFLAQIAFIVAFGVLLDTFVVRSLLVPALSYDIGRAIWWPSKLSRSPQPVSGPEQPPAIPDATDPDLVTDGGRPLTRGEYRRTLES is encoded by the coding sequence ATGGTTCAGCCGCACCACGCCTCGCGCACGCCCGGCCGGTGGGTCCGGATCGGCATCCCCGTCATCCTGGTCCTCGTCTGGCTCGTCGGCGGTTCCATCGGGGGACCGTACTTCGGCAAGGTCGATGAGGTCTCCAGCAACGACCGGTCGAGCTTCCTCCCGCAGAGCGCGGATGCCACCCAGGTCAACGAGCGGCTTCCCGACTTCCTGGGCGACGACAGCATTCCGGCAGTCGTCGTCGTGGCATCCGATACGGCGCTCACCGACGACCAACTCGCCGAGGTGCAGACCCTCGCCGACGACATCTCGGGCATAGACGGGGTGCAGGAGGGTGTCTCGCCGCCGATCGCCTCGGAAGACGGTCTCGCTGCGCAGATCTTCGTGCCGATCGACGCCGAGGGCGAGATCGCCGAGATCGTCGGAGAGATCAGGACGCTCCTCGTCGACGATCTGACCGGTGATCTGGAGGGGTGGGTCACCGGTCCGGCAGGCTTCACCGCCGACCTCGTGGCAGGGTTCCTCGGCATCGACGGGCTTCTACTCGCCGTCGCGCTCATCGCCGTCTTCGTCATCCTCGTCATCGTCTACCGATCGCCGCTCCTGCCCGTCCTCGTTCTCCTCACGAGCGTCTTCGCCCTGTGCGTCGCGCTGCTCACGGTGTGGTGGCTCGCGTTCGCGGGGATCGTCGTCCTCAACGGGCAGGTGCAAGGCATCCTCTTCATCCTCGTGATCGGCGCCGCGACCGACTACGCACTCCTCTACGTCGCGAGATATCGCGAAGCCGTCGCGATGGGGGAGAAGCGGTGGGATGCCACGATCCGCGCGTGGCGAGGGGCGTTCGAGCCGATCCTCGCTTCGGGCGGCACGGTCATCGCGGGCCTCCTGTGCCTCCTTCTCTCCGACCTCGCCACCAACCGTGCACTCGGGCCCATCGCATCGATCGGCATCGTCTTCTCGATGCTGTCGGCTCTGACATTCCTCCCCGCGCTTCTCGCGCTGACCGGCAAGGCGGCCTTCTGGCCGTTCATCCCGAAGCACGCCATGGCTGAAGTTCCGGATGACCTCAGCGTGCCGGTGAAGGGCATCTGGCCACGCCAGGCCCGCTTCGTCGCGCGGCACGCGCGGGCGGTGTGGATCGTCTGCACCGTCGTGCTGCTCGCGGGTGCCGTGGGCATCACTCAGCTCAAGGCCGATGGGGTGCCGTCGAGCGATCTCGTCCTCGGTGCGTCGCAGGCGCGCGACGGGCAGGACGTTCTGGCCGAGCACTTCCCCGCTGGTTCGGGAAGCCCCGTCTACGTCGTGGTCGCGGAGGACGAGCTGCCGGCGGTCGTCGAGGCGCTCGACACCTCCGACGGTGTCGATGCCATCGCCGTCGCCTCGGAGGACTCACCGTCGGGCCAGGCGACCGTGACGCTCGAGGACGGCGAGGTGACGTTCGCCGCAGCCGGTCCGCCGGGAACCCCGGCCCCGGCGCCGACCGTCTCGGAGGGCGATGTCCTCGTCATCGGCACGCTGACGGATGCCGCGGACTCGATCGCCGCAGAAGACACCGTGCGCGAGCTGCGCACGACGTTCGACGACTCTCTCGGCGAGGGCGTCGCGCTCGTCGGGGGTGAGACGGCGACCGACATCGACACGAACGACACATCGATCCGAGACCGGACACTCATCATCCCCGTCGTGCTCATCGTCGTGCTGGCGATCCTCATGCTGCTCCTCCGTGCCGTCGTCGCGCCGGTGATCCTGATCCTGACGGTCATCGTGTCGTTCGGAACGGCGCTCGGCGTCTCGGCGCTCGTCTTCAACGGCATCTTCCAGTTCCCGGGCGCCGACCCCGCCGTTCCGCTCTACGGATTCGTCTTCCTCGTCGCCCTCGGCATCGACTACAACATCTTCCTCATGTCGCGCGTGCGGGAGGAGTCGATCCTGCACGGCACGCGTCGCGGCATCCTGCGAGGTCTCGTTGCAACGGGCGGCGTCATCACGTCGGCGGGTCTCGTGCTCGCCGCGACGTTCGCGGCCCTGGGAGTCATCCCGATCCTGTTCCTCGCGCAGATCGCGTTCATCGTCGCGTTCGGTGTTCTGCTCGACACGTTCGTCGTGCGCTCGCTTCTCGTGCCCGCCCTGTCGTACGACATCGGCCGGGCGATCTGGTGGCCCTCAAAGCTCTCGCGCTCGCCGCAGCCCGTTTCCGGTCCCGAACAGCCGCCCGCGATTCCCGACGCGACAGACCCCGATCTCGTGACCGACGGCGGACGCCCCCTCACGCGCGGTGAGTACCGGCGTACGCTCGAATCATGA
- a CDS encoding isochorismatase family protein produces the protein MSKALFIVDVQNDFTEGGALGVTGGDAVAVAITRHLEAHAGDYAVIVASRDWHHGHTDNGGHFHPEPDYVDSWPVHCVSGTEGAEYDPGLTTDAVTHHVKKGQGVPAYSLFEGMTDDGITVAHLLEEHGVLEIDVTGIATDYCVRASALDAIAHGRKVRIFTDLVAGVAPESSEAALAELAHAGAELTESGA, from the coding sequence ATGAGCAAGGCACTGTTCATCGTCGACGTACAGAACGATTTCACTGAAGGCGGCGCACTCGGCGTGACAGGAGGCGACGCCGTCGCGGTCGCGATCACGCGCCATCTCGAGGCGCATGCCGGCGACTACGCCGTCATCGTGGCCTCGCGTGACTGGCACCACGGGCACACCGACAACGGCGGGCACTTTCACCCCGAACCCGACTACGTCGATTCGTGGCCCGTGCACTGCGTCAGCGGTACGGAGGGGGCCGAGTACGACCCCGGCCTGACGACGGATGCCGTCACCCACCACGTCAAGAAGGGTCAGGGCGTGCCCGCCTACAGCCTCTTCGAGGGCATGACGGACGACGGCATCACCGTTGCGCACCTCCTGGAAGAGCACGGCGTCCTCGAGATCGACGTGACCGGAATCGCGACGGACTATTGCGTGCGCGCCTCCGCGCTCGACGCGATCGCGCACGGGCGCAAGGTGCGGATCTTCACCGACCTCGTCGCGGGCGTCGCGCCGGAGTCGAGTGAGGCAGCGCTCGCGGAGCTCGCCCACGCGGGCGCCGAGCTGACGGAGTCGGGCGCGTGA
- a CDS encoding GNAT family N-acetyltransferase → MSGVRIERLVDADRDDWLPLWLGYLEFYETDLSAEQTALTFARITDPDDVVHGAIARDDEGRAVGFVHWLTHASTWSEGPYCYLEDLFVSPEARGTGAGRSLIAHVTTWARAAACAKVYWLTQSHNATARALYDAVATDTGFVHYEIDLA, encoded by the coding sequence GTGAGCGGCGTGCGGATCGAGCGGCTCGTCGATGCCGACCGCGACGACTGGCTGCCGCTGTGGCTCGGGTACCTCGAGTTCTACGAGACGGATCTGAGCGCCGAGCAGACGGCCCTGACGTTCGCCCGGATCACCGACCCCGACGACGTCGTCCACGGCGCGATCGCGCGTGACGACGAGGGGAGGGCGGTCGGCTTCGTGCATTGGCTGACGCACGCGAGCACGTGGTCGGAGGGCCCGTACTGCTACCTCGAGGACCTGTTCGTCTCGCCGGAGGCGCGAGGAACCGGCGCAGGCCGGAGTCTCATCGCACACGTGACGACGTGGGCGCGCGCGGCGGCGTGCGCGAAGGTCTACTGGCTCACCCAGTCGCACAATGCGACCGCTCGCGCCCTGTACGACGCCGTCGCGACCGACACCGGATTCGTCCACTACGAGATCGACCTGGCCTGA
- a CDS encoding serine hydrolase, protein MPTRSPRRHPRRSAAFIAALVTLSLSATTPVEAADAASVGVVHLTPELERQIQTMMVDYRREYGIPGISVAVVTPHPLGTGPSVTYYVDGVPELESPTPVVSSTQFELGSETKIFTADLLAFLVASGRVSLDDQVQAYSPDGYVVPEYVDPADRRAHPDHSGASCHPSGGSARRSGERRAGMPGCRGRLRELAAGLHVDAPVGGGGRT, encoded by the coding sequence GTGCCTACGCGCTCCCCGCGACGTCACCCCCGAAGGTCTGCGGCGTTCATCGCGGCGCTCGTCACCCTCTCGCTGAGCGCGACGACGCCTGTCGAGGCGGCCGATGCGGCATCCGTCGGCGTCGTCCACCTGACGCCCGAGCTCGAGCGGCAGATCCAGACCATGATGGTCGACTACCGGCGCGAGTATGGAATCCCGGGGATCTCGGTCGCCGTCGTGACGCCGCATCCGCTCGGAACGGGCCCCTCGGTCACGTACTACGTCGACGGTGTCCCGGAGTTGGAGTCCCCGACGCCGGTCGTCTCGTCGACGCAGTTCGAGTTGGGGTCGGAGACGAAGATCTTCACGGCCGACCTTCTGGCATTCCTCGTCGCCTCGGGGCGCGTGTCGCTCGATGACCAGGTGCAGGCCTACTCGCCGGACGGCTACGTGGTGCCGGAGTACGTCGACCCTGCCGACCGGAGAGCGCACCCCGATCACTCTGGGGCATCTTGCCACCCATCAGGCGGGTCTGCCCGACGATCCGGCGAACGCCGAGCGGGGATGCCCGGATGCCGCGGTCGTCTGCGAGAACTGGCGGCCGGGCTACACGTAGACGCTCCTGTGGGAGGCGGTGGGAGGACTTGA
- a CDS encoding serine hydrolase, which translates to MGGLELPWQPGTNFLYSDFGFGLLGTILSNLLVPDVPMSDPPPFQRALDTAFLDSLGLSSTVLETPDTNPATPYSASGVPTFRWDNTNAFSGGGGLISSAEDMGTMVARHLDYPAPDAPLGVRTMAETVRPVSAITTACATTSLDSCAPASFQMGLAWQLYGPSEDIPVPTAYKNGGTAGTSTDTLLAPTMGIGVTTMFNRTGIHVQLANAILRLLVASAPNPTPAPPTPAPEGGGAALAESGGTTGGLLVPLSVAAVLLAAGGIAHLRRSAILRADARWSPSDLRIPSETRE; encoded by the coding sequence GTGGGAGGACTTGAGCTGCCATGGCAGCCGGGAACGAATTTCCTCTACTCGGACTTCGGCTTCGGGCTGCTCGGCACCATCCTGTCGAACCTCCTCGTTCCCGACGTGCCGATGTCGGATCCGCCACCGTTCCAACGGGCGCTGGACACCGCGTTCCTCGACTCGCTCGGCCTGAGCTCGACCGTGCTGGAAACCCCCGACACGAACCCTGCCACGCCCTACTCCGCCAGCGGTGTCCCGACGTTCCGATGGGACAACACCAACGCCTTCAGCGGGGGAGGCGGCCTCATCTCGAGCGCCGAAGACATGGGGACGATGGTGGCGAGGCACCTCGACTATCCGGCGCCGGATGCGCCGCTCGGAGTGCGCACGATGGCGGAGACGGTACGGCCCGTCAGCGCCATCACCACCGCGTGCGCGACCACGTCGCTGGACAGCTGCGCTCCGGCATCGTTCCAGATGGGCCTCGCCTGGCAGCTCTATGGGCCCTCGGAAGACATCCCGGTTCCGACGGCGTACAAGAACGGCGGCACGGCCGGCACGAGCACCGATACGCTCCTCGCGCCGACGATGGGGATCGGCGTCACGACGATGTTCAACCGGACGGGCATCCACGTGCAGCTCGCGAACGCCATCCTGCGTCTGCTCGTCGCGAGTGCGCCGAACCCGACCCCCGCCCCTCCGACACCCGCTCCCGAGGGCGGTGGCGCGGCTCTGGCGGAGTCCGGTGGAACGACGGGCGGGCTTCTCGTCCCTCTGTCCGTTGCCGCCGTCCTGCTGGCGGCCGGCGGGATCGCGCACCTGAGGAGATCCGCGATTCTGAGGGCGGATGCTCGGTGGTCGCCTTCAGATCTGCGGATCCCCTCAGAAACGCGCGAGTAG
- a CDS encoding fasciclin domain-containing protein — MLSTTKKVTAGVALAFVAAFTLSACAGGSSSAPSEESSAPMTEETTPAMEEDMDMDMASLVGPGCAAYAEQVPSGDGSIEGMALDPVATAASNNPLLTTLVSAVSGELNPNVNLVDTLNGSEFTVFAPVDEAFAKIDAATIETLKTDSDLLTSILTYHVVPGQIDPADIAGTHTTVQGGDVEVSGSTDALMVNDASVICGGVKTANATVYLIDTVLMPAM, encoded by the coding sequence ATGCTCAGCACAACCAAGAAGGTCACGGCCGGCGTCGCACTCGCTTTCGTCGCCGCATTCACGCTCTCCGCCTGCGCCGGTGGATCCTCGTCGGCACCGTCGGAAGAGTCGTCGGCCCCCATGACCGAAGAGACCACCCCCGCCATGGAAGAAGACATGGACATGGACATGGCGAGCCTCGTCGGCCCCGGCTGCGCCGCCTACGCCGAGCAGGTTCCCTCGGGCGACGGATCGATCGAAGGCATGGCCCTCGACCCGGTCGCGACCGCGGCATCCAACAACCCGCTCCTGACGACGCTCGTCTCGGCGGTGTCGGGTGAGCTCAACCCGAACGTCAACCTCGTCGACACCCTCAACGGCAGCGAGTTCACCGTCTTCGCACCCGTGGACGAGGCTTTCGCGAAGATCGACGCCGCAACGATCGAGACCCTGAAGACCGACTCTGACCTTCTGACGTCGATCCTCACGTACCACGTCGTCCCCGGCCAGATCGACCCCGCTGACATCGCCGGCACGCACACCACGGTCCAGGGCGGCGACGTCGAGGTCTCCGGTTCGACCGATGCCCTCATGGTCAACGACGCGAGCGTCATCTGCGGTGGCGTCAAGACCGCCAACGCGACGGTCTACCTCATCGACACGGTGCTCATGCCCGCGATGTGA
- the sigK gene encoding ECF RNA polymerase sigma factor SigK has product MVIDGLEVSEGDSAPIDHVGILLERIAQGEQRAFARLYDMLSGRVFGLILRVLVDRSQSEEVLQEVFLEIWQSASRFAPNKGQGRSWVLTIAHRRAVDRVRASQASSDRDVRVGFRDLDVAHDSVAEQVELRVEGRKVAGALSTLPEAQREALTLAYYGGYSQSEIAALVGVPLGTIKTRMRDGLSRLRTEMGVTT; this is encoded by the coding sequence ATGGTGATCGACGGGCTGGAGGTGTCTGAAGGCGACTCCGCGCCGATCGACCATGTCGGCATCCTTCTCGAGCGCATCGCGCAAGGTGAGCAGCGGGCCTTCGCCCGCCTCTATGACATGCTTTCGGGCCGTGTCTTCGGTCTCATCCTTCGCGTCCTCGTCGATCGATCGCAGAGCGAAGAGGTGCTGCAAGAAGTCTTCCTCGAGATCTGGCAATCCGCCTCTCGGTTCGCTCCGAACAAGGGTCAAGGAAGATCGTGGGTGCTCACGATCGCACATCGCCGAGCTGTCGACCGCGTGCGGGCGTCACAGGCGAGCAGCGATCGTGACGTACGCGTGGGCTTCCGGGATCTCGATGTCGCGCATGACAGCGTGGCCGAGCAGGTGGAGCTGCGAGTCGAGGGTCGGAAGGTCGCGGGGGCGCTCTCGACCCTCCCCGAAGCCCAGCGCGAGGCTCTGACTCTCGCGTACTACGGCGGATACAGTCAGAGCGAAATCGCGGCACTCGTGGGAGTACCGCTGGGGACGATAAAGACGAGGATGCGCGACGGGCTCTCCCGCCTGCGCACAGAGATGGGGGTGACGACGTGA
- a CDS encoding anti-sigma factor domain-containing protein encodes MNIEEFAELAAGAALNALSDEDRQAFEAALAENPEWQGIVDMDAATAAVLADSVPAEAPPLALRGTLLSRIATLPQDTDAAVADAPAPIAMIPDAPERPAEPAQTTGDVGQGLFDARVADTGQNDAAGEPPLDTTAIQAVSRGRWTRGLFGLAASLVILVALGFGAVNLNEWVNRPAAVVALDEIENAPDAESATVELVDGSGSATAYWSPSLGKVVLVTDGLPTVASGETFEMWFVREDGTPVSAGTFEAAGPTTTTLLDGAVEAGDTIAVTVEQAGGSETGAPTTEPIVAIPTV; translated from the coding sequence GTGAACATCGAAGAGTTCGCCGAACTCGCCGCCGGCGCTGCCCTGAACGCGCTCTCCGACGAGGATCGTCAGGCGTTCGAGGCGGCTCTCGCCGAGAACCCGGAGTGGCAGGGCATCGTCGACATGGATGCCGCCACGGCAGCCGTGCTCGCGGACTCCGTTCCCGCCGAGGCACCCCCGCTCGCTCTTCGCGGCACGCTTCTGTCCAGGATCGCGACGCTCCCGCAAGACACCGATGCCGCGGTGGCCGACGCACCTGCGCCGATCGCGATGATCCCCGACGCACCCGAACGTCCCGCCGAGCCTGCCCAGACCACGGGAGACGTCGGCCAGGGACTCTTCGACGCGCGGGTCGCGGATACGGGACAGAACGATGCGGCGGGGGAGCCGCCTCTCGACACGACGGCGATCCAAGCCGTCTCTCGAGGTCGCTGGACTCGCGGGCTCTTCGGCCTCGCGGCATCGCTGGTGATCCTGGTCGCACTGGGATTCGGCGCCGTCAATCTCAACGAGTGGGTGAATCGCCCGGCGGCAGTCGTCGCTCTCGATGAGATCGAGAACGCGCCGGATGCCGAGTCGGCCACTGTCGAGCTCGTCGACGGAAGCGGCAGTGCGACGGCGTACTGGTCGCCGTCGCTGGGCAAGGTCGTCCTCGTGACCGATGGCCTGCCGACCGTCGCGAGCGGTGAAACTTTCGAGATGTGGTTCGTCCGCGAAGACGGTACCCCCGTCTCGGCGGGCACGTTCGAGGCCGCGGGCCCGACGACCACGACGTTGCTGGACGGTGCCGTAGAGGCGGGTGACACGATCGCCGTCACCGTCGAGCAGGCCGGAGGGTCTGAGACGGGCGCACCGACGACCGAGCCGATCGTCGCGATTCCCACCGTCTGA
- a CDS encoding helix-turn-helix transcriptional regulator has product MDRGYAQPLDVPTLAAKALMSPAHFSREFKAAYGETPYGYLMTRRIERAMALLRAGSSVTDACMAVGATSLGSFSSSFTEIVGETPSAYRSRPHEAAEAMPLCIARILTRPARYV; this is encoded by the coding sequence ATGGACCGTGGGTACGCGCAGCCACTGGATGTGCCGACGCTCGCGGCGAAGGCACTCATGTCGCCGGCCCACTTCTCGCGAGAGTTCAAGGCTGCGTACGGGGAAACCCCGTACGGCTACCTCATGACGCGACGCATCGAGCGGGCGATGGCGTTGCTGCGGGCTGGTTCGAGCGTCACGGATGCGTGTATGGCGGTCGGAGCGACGTCTCTGGGCTCGTTCAGCTCGTCGTTCACCGAGATCGTCGGCGAAACGCCGAGCGCCTACCGTTCACGTCCGCATGAGGCAGCCGAAGCAATGCCACTGTGCATCGCGCGGATCCTCACGCGGCCCGCCCGTTACGTCTGA
- a CDS encoding VOC family protein gives MTTISLAFCPITVDDVDAAIPFYRDGLGLEIVNDVSYESHRWVSFGLPQQAGLAVVLSNPQAGRSPEDGEALERLVVKGSAPGPYVFSTDDLDATFERLRASGAEVLQEPIAQDWGPRDCAFRDPAGNHIRINQV, from the coding sequence ATGACGACCATCTCCCTCGCCTTCTGTCCCATCACCGTCGACGACGTCGACGCGGCGATCCCGTTCTATCGCGACGGCCTCGGCCTCGAGATCGTCAACGACGTCTCGTACGAAAGCCATCGCTGGGTCAGCTTCGGCCTTCCGCAGCAGGCCGGACTCGCGGTGGTCCTGTCCAACCCGCAAGCCGGCCGATCACCCGAGGACGGCGAGGCGCTGGAGCGGCTCGTCGTGAAGGGCTCGGCTCCGGGGCCCTACGTCTTCTCGACGGACGATCTCGATGCGACGTTCGAGCGGCTCCGAGCGTCGGGAGCCGAAGTGCTGCAGGAGCCGATCGCTCAGGACTGGGGACCCCGCGACTGCGCGTTCCGCGACCCTGCCGGCAACCACATCCGCATCAACCAGGTGTGA